A window of Trichoderma atroviride chromosome 3, complete sequence contains these coding sequences:
- a CDS encoding uncharacterized protein (TransMembrane:1 (o39-57i)) translates to MLFPVSSAWAPSFVVKRRGLIHGANTDSKAKQANKGRCGWMGGGFSMGWLIHLALALHEQQKQKQSTGAQAARRMMVEVVSADEIRDGSPSKPRRASGSIDG, encoded by the coding sequence ATGCTTTTCCCTGTCTCCTCGGCTTGGGCCCCCTCCTTTGTCGTCAAGAGAAGAGGATTGATTCATGGCGCTAACACGGatagcaaagccaagcaGGCTAACAAGGGTCGatgtggatggatgggaggTGGATTCTCCATGGGTTGGCTCATCCATCTGGCACTCGCCTTGCatgagcagcagaagcagaaacagAGCACGGGCGCGCAAGCAGCTCGTCGGATGATGGTGGAGGTGGTGTCGGCAGACGAGATCAGGGATGGAAGCCCATCCAAGCCAAGGCGAGCATCTGGCAGCATTGATGGCTGA